In the Juglans microcarpa x Juglans regia isolate MS1-56 chromosome 6D, Jm3101_v1.0, whole genome shotgun sequence genome, one interval contains:
- the LOC121234507 gene encoding cytochrome P450 71A1-like: MAQLQWLQRMWQELHELPMNSLFSLLLCLFSILFIFKFLRRGKPKYHLPPSPPKLPIIGNLHQFGSLPHRSLRALSKKYGPVMLLELGHVNTLVVSSVDMARQLMKAQDIDFANRPQNTAAKILLYGCTDIGFAHYGEYWRQAKKICVLELLSIKRVQSFQHIREEEIAALGDKIRKACVTQTPVNLSEMLIEVSDNIISRSTLGQKIEEEDGKMTFGQLSRQVMVQLMKFCLGDFFPYLAWVDVLTGFISSVKGTFKELDTFFDQVIEDHKTLMESGVVAQSNKKDFVDILLHLQRDGMLDFAFTKDNLKAILLDMFLGGADTTSTALEWIMAELIKNPKIMKKAQDEIRGIVGKKSQMDLDDISKMEYLKCVINESLRLHPPTTLLTPRETATTVKFAGYDIPPKTTVFVNTWAIHRDPAVWENPEEFIPERFINSPFDFRGQDFEFHPFGGGRRKCPGLAFAAASLDYLIANLLCWFDWRLPGDNVKPEDLDMDEIYGLTVPKKHHLYAIPTLYSA, from the exons ATGGCTCAGCTACAATGGTTGCAACGAATGTGGCAAGAGCTACACGAATTACCCATGAATTCCCTCTTTTCTCTACTTTTATGCCTCTTctcaattctttttattttcaaatttcttagaAGAGGCAAACCCAAATATCATTTACCCCCATCCCCACCAAAGCTACCAATCATTGGCAATCTTCACCAATTTGGCTCACTTCCACACCGATCTCTTCGAGCACTTTCTAAGAAGTATGGCCCTGTCATGCTCTTAGAGTTGGGCCATGTCAACACCCTTGTGGTTTCATCTGTAGATATGGCCAGACAATTGATGAAGGCGCAAGATATTGATTTCGCAAACCGGCCTCAGAACACAGCTGCCAAAATCTTGCTCTATGGTTGCACAGACATAGGGTTCGCGCACTATGGTGAGTATTGGAGGCAAGCTAAGAAAATCTGTGTCCTCGAACTTTTGAGCATCAAAAGAGTGCAATCATTCCAGCATATAAGGGAAGAAGAAATTGCCGCACTTGGAGATAAGATACGGAAGGCATGCGTTACTCAAACCCCTGTTAATCTAAGCGAAATGTTGATTGAAGTCTCAGACAACATAATCTCTAGAAGTACACTTGGACAgaagattgaagaagaagatggtaaGATGACCTTTGGACAACTATCAAGACAGGTGATGGTGCAATTGATGAAATTCTGTTTGGGTGATTTTTTCCCTTATTTGGCATGGGTTGATGTTCTTACGGGATTCATCTCAAGTGTGAAAGGCACTTTCAAAGAATTAGATACATTCTTTGATCAAGTGATTGAAGACCACAAGACTCTAATGGAAAGTGGTGTTGTTGCTCAGTCTAATAAGAAAGATTTCGTTGATATTCTCCTTCACCTGCAAAGGGATGGCATGCTCGACTTTGCCTTCACAAAAGATAACCTCAAAGCAATTTTAttg GACATGTTTTTAGGAGGAGCTGACACTACTTCGACAGCTTTGGAATGGATAATGGCGGAGCTCATAAAAAACCCAAAGATCATGAAGAAAGCACAAGATGAGATCAGAGGAATTGTGGGCAAGAAGTCACAGATGGATCTGGATGATATCAGTAAAATGGAGTATCTGAAGTGTGTTATCAACGAATCTCTAAGGCTACATCCACCAACAACTCTTTTAACACCTCGAGAAACAGCAACAACGGTGAAATTCGCAGGTTATGATATTCCACCGAAAACAACTGTATTTGTGAATACGTGGGCAATCCATAGGGATCCGGCAGTATGGGAGAACCCGGAAGAGTTCATCCCAGAGAGATTCATAAATAGCCCATTTGATTTCAGAGGACAAGATTTTGAATTCCACCCATTTGGAGGAGGGAGAAGGAAATGCCCTGGATTGGCATTTGCTGCAGCTTCCCTTGATTATCTGATTGCCAACCTCTTATGTTGGTTTGATTGGAGGTTGCCTGGTGATAATGTAAAGCCGGAAGACTTGGACATGGATGAAATTTACGGGCTCACAGTGCCTAAGAAACATCATCTTTATGCGATACCAACACTGTACTCAGCTTAA